Part of the Vespula pensylvanica isolate Volc-1 chromosome 23, ASM1446617v1, whole genome shotgun sequence genome is shown below.
TTTGATTctagataaaatagaagagagcTTTTTACCTTCGTTGTCAAATCAATCGAGTTCGCAATATTTAATTTGCACGAGAACTAAGCATACCGGAAAGGATGAGGCCACACCAATTCTTGGATTTGGACTTATTCAAGAACCATGCGTGCTAATCGCTTTACTTCATACGGGCGATGTCGTCGATCTTTCCGTAATAGATCTTCATTATCTTCCACGTATCGAACTTCCTGAACCAATAGTGACTTCAACTAAAAAAGTATGTtcgattatttacaaaattgaatttaaattatattataatagactGACATTTATCGGACCAGTATTTTTGAACATATTTAATCAGTATCTCAAAAAAGTGATcggtatttataataaaacgtaacACTGATCAATTACATTAAGTAAAATGGTTTTTATCTTACAAAGTAACTtacaattaatcgataaaaaatactgatcgaataaatacaaatgataataatatttgcatatatatatatatatatatatatcttttgttttttatttatttcattgatttattaaagGTGAGCAAAGAACCTTTCGACGTctacataaaaaatttgttaaagcACGAAACGTCGCAACCAATCACGAAACTtggaaatcgatcgatgacgCTGAGGGAATGCGTAGaagtaacaaaagaaaatatcttcttaattattaattaatacacttctttaatttttttatactttcttttatttttttttattttttaatcaatatataactctatctctattgTTTTAGCTCTTGTTCCACGTTACGCAAATCTTTCGCCGACAACATTTTATAAGGCATGATAAGGCTCGCGAAGAAATTGGTAAAAAATTACGAGCATTAAAAGCATTAAAAACTCACTTACTAAaagaattagatattttaatggaaacgaaaaaggagCTTCAACAAACTGCAGGACGTTTGGCCGAACGTTACGAGGATATTAAAGATAAACAGGAGGAATTAGCACGCAggtgaataattatttcgaaaagtaTATGTTCCTTTCGAACGCATCTAAATACGTATTggtgaatttttaattttcatggTGCCCAAAGCATTGCAAATTTTTTGGAAATCccctttaaaataaatcaataatgtaattcgcaatataaataatatgtacaataaacaaaaattattctataggGCGGAAGAGGTGCTGAGATTAGTAAACTACAAGGAACCATCAATGAGTGCcgttgaaagagaagaagcggAAGAATTGAGAAggatgaaagataaaatacaaGATTTAAAGGTACGATTGGAACAATTGAAAAAGAGGGCAGCCCAACAAACGACTTTTATGGAAAATACAGAGATTGtcgagaaacaaaaggaaatagTATTTAGTAAAAATCAAGAAGAAGctattaaagaaaatcttacGCAAATGTaagtgataaaatatttctagaatctaataaattatatcttataatttaatcgtaaatCTTTTACAGgacaaaagatattaaaaatatggtAGTTCAAGTCAAAAAACTCGAAGACGAAGTAGGAATTTAATACATTGGTAAACAAGTTTATTGTATATCATTTTCCTAAACTACTTTCATATTAATTACTATTGGATAagataaacgtataaaaaaaaaaaaaaaaaagaaagaaaaaaaagaaaaaacatttatattttcaaaataatttattaaatgctATACgatcttatattataattaagaaaCGACATCGATGAAGAAGAATACTTAAacttatttcatatattatcataCATTGATGAAATACCAATTCAGAATCTATACACTGTTAATGTTTCGTCATACATCTTATTTAACATCGATACACGTGATAATAcgtgtaaagaaaaagaaaaaaaagaaataaataaaaattaattgttttcgTGGctcataaaaagaataaaattatattatagtaatatctACCACAtagataaaaactttttatttttaattttatctactgtaaaattataacaaccatttttatataatctctaatattaaataagatgTAATCTTCTTAGTATACTAACTTGTGCGCCCTAATATCCCTTATTTATCCTATCAGTAAATTAACCTATTTCTCAACAATCAAGgcacaaaaatataatgagaCACGTCATTACTATCTTCCATTACTTTAGATTGAAGTAATTTAATTTCCAAtcttaatttctctttctccatctcctgCTTTTTTAACTCATTtgtataacaattaatttgtagttttaatttgtcttttttaagttttaacATTTCAGTCTCATGATGTAACTTTCCTCTTTCCGCACGAAGTACAGCTAATTGTTCTTGCAACAATTGATGACTAGCCTCATCCGTTAATACCACATCGTTGGTATCGATATCTCCTTTTATAATAGCAGCACATTTGGATCCATTTGTTTCACTTTCAGGACTGCTATCTACTTCTGCTTCCATAGACGTTGCCTCCTTCATAATCCAAATCCTCGAATCCGCAGTTTCGTTAAAATCATTGGCTGATTTCGATGTTTGCTGTGGTTGCGACGTTAAGGatctattttgtattttatgaCTAGATGTAGGATCTTTTGtcattttctctatatttgCTGAAGATGTTATAGCATCTATATCTAAaactgttttatatatatatatatatatattttttttttttataaacgatacGGTATTGtcacaaaaataaagaaacgcgTTAATATAccttattgaatttataaaagaataataccTTGAGAATTAGGAGATTGACTATCATCGACCGTATGTGACAAATGATTACTgcaatatgtattaaaatctCGTTCATCAACAAAAACAGAACCATCCGCGTTGACAATAGACTCGACTATTACCGATGGATCTCCGTCTTCCATTACTAATTCTCCTACTATCTCTCcatttgttgttattatatcACCCTCATTATTTGTTCTCAACAATTTATCCTCTGTTGCATCCATTTcatctactacttcttcttgaGTCAATTGACCGCCATACGAATCGTCACCATCATTTCCTTCGCTCACTTCTAATTCAGGCGATAGacccttaaaaaaaaaaacaaataaatattttcccaTTGATctcgatttgaaaataaaataattaatcgtatctCGTCGCAAGGTCATCTCATAAAATCGATCTTACATCCTGACCCCAAGCTGActcctgttcttttttcattctttttatcgtttgtgCAATTTCATCTTCTGACTcggaatataattttctttcgccaTGTACACCTTgcattttttcaatatcgtgtatttttttaaataattgatatgcTCTTTCAGGCGTaatgtcttttttttgcttattaGCTGCagctatattaaataaatctttcgaacgtaatattttattcgtacgtaAACGtacatattcttttaatcttttacgATCTATATGCAATTGCATGAGGTCTTGTACTTCTTGTTTGATTTCACCACAAAGTTTCCTCTCTTGTGGTAAATTCTTGAATAATTCCTgtagaataaatattgatacaaGATTTTGATTCTTTTGTGCATATGTTTAGTATaggtgatttttttctttttctttcttattt
Proteins encoded:
- the LOC122636842 gene encoding uncharacterized protein LOC122636842 isoform X1; this encodes MMDASSVEDNDVSFRLGEMFDSYEELEHKLEKFSKRSLVHYWRRDSRTVSGAHMKTARPISERLKYYSVKYACIYGGQKFLPRGAGRRQSQSIRTNCPAHIMLRASKDGTKLEVTSVNNEHNHEISEELFKNLPQERKLCGEIKQEVQDLMQLHIDRKRLKEYVRLRTNKILRSKDLFNIAAANKQKKDITPERAYQLFKKIHDIEKMQGVHGERKLYSESEDEIAQTIKRMKKEQESAWGQDGLSPELEVSEGNDGDDSYGGQLTQEEVVDEMDATEDKLLRTNNEGDIITTNGEIVGELVMEDGDPSVIVESIVNADGSVFVDERDFNTYCSNHLSHTVDDSQSPNSQVLDIDAITSSANIEKMTKDPTSSHKIQNRSLTSQPQQTSKSANDFNETADSRIWIMKEATSMEAEVDSSPESETNGSKCAAIIKGDIDTNDVVLTDEASHQLLQEQLAVLRAERGKLHHETEMLKLKKDKLKLQINCYTNELKKQEMEKEKLRLEIKLLQSKVMEDSNDVSHYIFVP
- the LOC122636842 gene encoding uncharacterized protein LOC122636842 isoform X2, with amino-acid sequence MLRASKDGTKLEVTSVNNEHNHEISEELFKNLPQERKLCGEIKQEVQDLMQLHIDRKRLKEYVRLRTNKILRSKDLFNIAAANKQKKDITPERAYQLFKKIHDIEKMQGVHGERKLYSESEDEIAQTIKRMKKEQESAWGQDGLSPELEVSEGNDGDDSYGGQLTQEEVVDEMDATEDKLLRTNNEGDIITTNGEIVGELVMEDGDPSVIVESIVNADGSVFVDERDFNTYCSNHLSHTVDDSQSPNSQVLDIDAITSSANIEKMTKDPTSSHKIQNRSLTSQPQQTSKSANDFNETADSRIWIMKEATSMEAEVDSSPESETNGSKCAAIIKGDIDTNDVVLTDEASHQLLQEQLAVLRAERGKLHHETEMLKLKKDKLKLQINCYTNELKKQEMEKEKLRLEIKLLQSKVMEDSNDVSHYIFVP